A window of the Lysinibacillus irui genome harbors these coding sequences:
- a CDS encoding competence protein CoiA, whose amino-acid sequence MLIAYNNQLQLFLPYQYTRKALQRYRRQMKFFCPQCLEPVQLKIGHSKIPHFAHLTNNKCSQLFSEGESKLHLQGKIQLYEWLKKLKYKVKLEPFLNKLSQRPDILVTMDDKHFAFEYQCSTIPHEIWDRRTEGYEKNGIQAIWLFQTPQSKDTLSGICKIKIPPLLQKAFILDAEELPYLITYNAKTAHFIYWTNLLPIHGHTFIGKVQVIPIDQQLFPFYLPKRITQAEFQQYWQLYKHACRQFAYGRLLHSKKGTQDSFLRTCYELKLSLTAMPSYIGIPVKEGAAISLFTSEWQTMLLHFSKRLGMQSYELDRDLIQQFLREHQIERTEQAINAVQHYGHFLKNIKQGNHSQDIYKQVYAHLFAIVAIY is encoded by the coding sequence ATGCTTATTGCTTATAACAATCAACTGCAGCTATTTCTCCCATATCAATATACGAGGAAAGCTTTACAGCGATATAGGCGACAGATGAAATTTTTTTGTCCACAGTGTCTTGAACCTGTTCAATTGAAAATAGGTCACTCTAAAATTCCACATTTTGCCCACCTCACAAATAATAAATGTTCACAATTATTTTCAGAAGGGGAATCTAAGTTACATCTACAAGGTAAAATTCAATTATATGAATGGTTAAAAAAGCTTAAATATAAAGTGAAACTGGAGCCATTTTTAAATAAGCTTTCTCAGCGTCCAGATATACTTGTTACAATGGATGACAAGCATTTTGCTTTTGAATATCAATGTAGTACAATCCCCCACGAAATATGGGACCGACGAACAGAGGGTTATGAAAAAAATGGCATACAAGCAATTTGGCTTTTTCAAACGCCTCAAAGCAAAGATACTTTAAGTGGTATATGCAAAATTAAAATTCCTCCTTTGCTGCAAAAAGCGTTTATCTTGGACGCAGAAGAATTACCTTATTTAATAACCTATAACGCTAAGACAGCACATTTTATTTATTGGACGAATCTTCTTCCTATTCATGGGCATACTTTCATAGGCAAAGTACAAGTAATTCCAATCGATCAACAGCTCTTCCCTTTTTATCTACCCAAGCGTATTACCCAAGCAGAATTTCAACAATATTGGCAGTTGTATAAACATGCTTGTAGACAGTTTGCATACGGACGCCTTTTACATAGCAAAAAGGGTACGCAAGATTCGTTTTTACGGACCTGCTATGAGTTAAAGCTTTCTTTAACTGCTATGCCTTCTTACATTGGAATACCAGTAAAAGAAGGAGCAGCAATCTCTTTGTTTACAAGTGAATGGCAGACGATGCTGTTGCACTTTAGTAAACGACTAGGCATGCAGTCATATGAATTAGATAGGGACCTTATTCAGCAATTTTTAAGGGAGCACCAAATAGAAAGGACGGAACAGGCAATTAACGCTGTTCAGCATTACGGCCACTTCCTAAAAAACATAAAGCAAGGAAATCATTCGCAAGATATTTATAAGCAAGTGTATGCACATTTATTTGCAATTGTCGCAATATATTGA
- a CDS encoding DsbA family protein, translating into MNNIQMLQEPTPTISTANKPIELYIFVDPLCPEAFSMQATLRKLQLEYNHYFTWRYVLSTELTSLNCLSKRVKGCISGIELDINHPVLPSIAIKAAELQGKRAGARYLSKLQEYVLLSHQDVNSYATLLKIAEDVQLDMNEFTVDFGSKEAARAFQCDLYIKREMEVDEVPSIVFFNECIEDEGLKVSGSYSYEVYEHILQEMLSEQLVRQPLPSIEDLFSKFHTLSTNEIAFIYSLTEQAAERELKKRMLQQKLERIQTTHATLWRLK; encoded by the coding sequence GTGAATAATATTCAAATGCTACAAGAGCCGACGCCAACGATTTCTACTGCTAATAAGCCAATTGAATTGTATATTTTCGTAGATCCACTTTGCCCTGAAGCTTTCAGTATGCAAGCGACTCTTCGTAAATTACAGCTTGAATACAACCATTATTTTACATGGCGCTATGTTTTAAGCACAGAGCTTACTTCGTTAAACTGCTTAAGTAAGCGTGTCAAAGGTTGTATTTCAGGGATCGAACTTGATATTAATCACCCTGTGTTACCTTCTATTGCGATTAAAGCAGCTGAATTACAGGGAAAACGTGCAGGTGCACGCTATTTATCGAAACTACAAGAATATGTTTTATTAAGCCATCAAGATGTAAACTCCTATGCTACTCTTTTAAAAATTGCAGAGGATGTTCAGCTTGATATGAATGAGTTCACTGTAGACTTTGGCTCAAAGGAAGCAGCACGAGCCTTCCAATGCGATTTATATATTAAACGTGAAATGGAAGTTGACGAAGTGCCCAGCATCGTATTTTTCAATGAATGTATTGAAGATGAGGGGCTTAAAGTTAGTGGCAGCTATTCCTATGAAGTTTATGAACATATTTTACAAGAAATGCTGAGCGAACAACTTGTACGCCAGCCATTACCATCAATAGAGGACTTATTTTCTAAATTCCATACTCTTTCTACAAATGAAATAGCTTTTATCTATTCATTAACAGAGCAAGCAGCAGAACGTGAACTAAAGAAACGCATGCTACAACAAAAACTTGAACGAATTCAGACAACTCACGCTACGTTATGGCGTCTTAAATAA
- the pepF gene encoding oligoendopeptidase F yields the protein MASNSNKVLVRNEVPEELTWRLEDIFATDAAWEEEFKEVAELAKQASSYAGTLNNGAEALLAALQYHDHLYGRAMKLYTYAHMRYDQDTANGFYQDMNSRIQTLATSISAGLAFLTPEILSLSEETIESYLAENQDLQLYKQSLKEITMARPHVLPAEQEALLAQMSEVTGTASNAFGMLNNADMVFPHVKNEEGEEVQLTHGNYIKFLESKDRSVREGAFKAMYETYGKFKNTFSATLTGNVKKHNVNARIRHYDSARHAAMSNNFIPENVYDQLIETIHKHLPAMQRYISLRKKLLGVDQLHMWDLFAPLVKEVEMKVTYDEAKDILVKALAPLGEEYQSIVQNGLDNRWVDVLENKGKRSGAYSSGAYGTNPYILMNWQDNVNNLFTLAHEFGHSVHSYYSRNNQPFVYGDYSIFVAEVASTCNEELLNDYLLKTIDDPQQKIYLLNHWLDGFRSTVFRQTMFAEFEHLIHQMDKNGESLTADRLTEVYYELNKKYFGDDIVVDEEIGLEWARIPHFYYNYYVYQYATGKSAATALSKQILEEGQPAVERYINNFLKAGCSDFPIEVLKAAGVDMNVAKPIDDACKVFEERLTELEKLLLNN from the coding sequence TTGGCTAGTAATAGTAATAAAGTTTTGGTAAGAAATGAAGTACCAGAAGAATTAACTTGGCGTTTAGAGGACATCTTTGCAACTGATGCAGCTTGGGAAGAGGAGTTTAAGGAGGTTGCAGAGCTTGCTAAACAAGCATCTAGCTATGCAGGTACTTTAAACAATGGAGCAGAGGCATTATTAGCGGCTTTACAGTATCACGATCATCTTTATGGACGTGCCATGAAGCTCTACACATATGCTCACATGCGTTACGATCAGGATACGGCAAATGGCTTTTATCAAGATATGAATAGCCGTATTCAAACATTGGCAACTAGTATCTCAGCTGGCCTAGCGTTTTTAACACCAGAGATTCTGTCTTTAAGTGAAGAAACAATTGAAAGCTACCTAGCAGAAAATCAAGATTTACAATTATATAAGCAATCTTTAAAAGAAATTACCATGGCACGTCCACATGTACTACCAGCTGAACAAGAGGCATTGCTAGCTCAAATGTCTGAGGTTACTGGTACAGCTTCCAATGCATTCGGCATGTTAAATAATGCCGATATGGTTTTCCCTCATGTGAAAAATGAAGAGGGCGAAGAGGTACAGCTTACACATGGTAACTATATCAAGTTTTTGGAGAGCAAGGATCGCTCTGTACGTGAGGGTGCGTTTAAAGCCATGTACGAAACTTATGGTAAATTTAAAAATACGTTTTCAGCCACATTAACTGGTAATGTAAAGAAGCATAATGTAAACGCTCGTATTCGTCATTATGATTCTGCTCGCCATGCAGCGATGTCTAATAATTTCATTCCAGAAAATGTTTATGATCAGTTAATTGAAACGATTCATAAGCATTTACCAGCAATGCAACGTTATATTTCATTGCGTAAGAAGTTATTAGGTGTGGATCAATTGCATATGTGGGATTTATTTGCTCCTCTTGTTAAAGAAGTGGAAATGAAGGTTACTTATGATGAGGCGAAAGATATTTTAGTGAAAGCATTAGCACCATTAGGTGAGGAATATCAAAGCATCGTCCAAAACGGCTTGGATAATCGTTGGGTAGATGTTTTAGAGAATAAAGGTAAACGAAGTGGAGCCTATTCATCAGGTGCATATGGTACGAATCCGTATATTTTAATGAATTGGCAAGACAATGTAAATAATCTATTTACATTAGCACATGAATTTGGCCATAGTGTTCATAGTTATTATTCACGAAACAATCAGCCATTTGTATATGGAGACTATTCAATCTTTGTGGCAGAGGTTGCTTCTACATGTAATGAGGAGCTATTGAATGACTATTTACTAAAAACAATTGATGATCCTCAACAAAAGATATACTTACTAAATCATTGGTTAGATGGTTTTAGAAGTACGGTATTCAGACAAACAATGTTTGCGGAGTTCGAACATCTTATTCACCAAATGGATAAAAATGGTGAGTCATTAACGGCAGATCGTTTAACTGAAGTTTATTATGAATTAAACAAAAAGTACTTTGGTGATGATATTGTTGTGGATGAGGAAATTGGTTTAGAGTGGGCACGTATTCCACACTTCTACTATAATTACTATGTATATCAATATGCGACGGGTAAATCAGCCGCTACAGCGTTAAGTAAACAAATTTTAGAGGAGGGTCAACCAGCTGTAGAACGTTATATTAATAATTTCTTAAAAGCAGGATGCTCTGATTTCCCAATTGAAGTACTAAAGGCTGCAGGTGTAGATATGAACGTTGCTAAGCCAATTGACGATGCATGTAAGGTTTTTGAAGAGCGTTTAACTGAATTGGAAAAATTATTGTTAAATAATTAA
- the spxA gene encoding transcriptional regulator SpxA: MVTLFTSPSCTSCRKAKAWLEEHEIPYTERNIFSEPLSISEIKKILRMTEDGTDEIISTRSKIFQKLNVDVESLPLQRLYELIQEYPGLLRRPIILDEKRLQVGYNEDEIRRFLPRKVRAYQLQEAQRMVN; encoded by the coding sequence ATCGTAACCCTATTTACATCACCAAGTTGTACCTCTTGTCGTAAAGCGAAAGCTTGGTTAGAGGAGCACGAAATTCCATATACAGAACGTAATATATTTTCTGAGCCACTAAGTATTAGTGAAATTAAAAAAATTTTACGTATGACTGAAGACGGGACAGATGAAATTATTTCTACTCGTTCAAAAATATTCCAAAAATTAAATGTAGATGTTGAAAGTTTACCACTACAACGTTTATATGAATTAATTCAGGAGTATCCTGGTTTATTACGCCGACCAATCATTTTGGATGAAAAACGTCTACAAGTTGGCTATAATGAAGATGAAATTCGTCGCTTCCTACCTCGTAAAGTTCGAGCATATCAGCTTCAAGAAGCGCAGCGAATGGTGAATTAA
- the fabF gene encoding beta-ketoacyl-ACP synthase II, producing the protein MSKRRVVITGIGAVTPLGNSIEETWANIKAGKSGIGELTRLNKDLFAAKIAAEVKDFDIEKYIDRKEARKMDRFTHYALAASIMAMEDAQLTIDEELAPRAGVWIGSGIGGMETYEQQFLTFQERGARRVSPFFIPMMIPDMASGQVSIHFGAKGINSCSVTACASGTNSIGDAFKVIERGDADVMISGGAESPIVTMAVAGFCANTALSLNQDPQAACRPFDKNRDGFIIGEGAGIVILEEYEHAKARGAKIYAEVLGYGATGDAHHITAPAPEGEGAARAMMQALEDGGVEPSQVDYINAHGTSTPYNDLFETQAVKTAFGEHAYKLAMSSTKSMTGHLLGAAGGVEAIFTALALKEGILPPTINLTDPDPECDLDYVPNEAREATIQYAMSNSLGFGGHNASLLFKKYEA; encoded by the coding sequence ATGAGTAAACGACGAGTAGTAATTACAGGAATTGGCGCAGTTACACCACTAGGAAATAGCATCGAAGAAACATGGGCAAACATTAAAGCTGGTAAATCTGGTATTGGTGAGCTAACACGTTTAAATAAAGATCTTTTTGCAGCAAAAATTGCAGCAGAAGTGAAAGATTTTGATATTGAAAAATATATTGATCGTAAAGAAGCTCGTAAAATGGATCGTTTTACGCACTACGCGTTAGCGGCTTCAATTATGGCAATGGAAGATGCACAGCTAACAATTGATGAAGAGCTAGCTCCTCGTGCAGGTGTATGGATTGGCTCTGGAATCGGTGGTATGGAAACTTATGAACAGCAGTTTTTAACGTTCCAAGAGCGTGGCGCTAGACGTGTTAGTCCATTCTTCATTCCAATGATGATTCCTGATATGGCTTCAGGTCAAGTATCCATCCACTTTGGTGCGAAAGGTATTAACTCTTGTTCTGTAACGGCATGTGCTTCAGGAACAAACTCAATTGGTGATGCTTTCAAAGTAATCGAACGTGGAGATGCAGATGTTATGATTTCAGGTGGTGCTGAATCACCAATCGTAACAATGGCAGTAGCAGGCTTCTGTGCCAATACTGCTTTATCATTAAATCAAGATCCACAGGCTGCATGCCGTCCATTTGATAAAAATCGTGATGGTTTTATTATTGGAGAAGGTGCCGGTATTGTCATTTTAGAAGAATATGAACATGCAAAAGCTCGTGGTGCTAAAATCTATGCTGAAGTTTTAGGTTATGGTGCAACAGGAGATGCTCACCATATTACAGCTCCTGCTCCAGAGGGCGAGGGCGCAGCACGTGCGATGATGCAAGCATTGGAAGATGGTGGAGTAGAGCCATCACAAGTTGATTATATTAATGCGCATGGCACAAGTACGCCATATAATGACTTATTTGAAACGCAAGCGGTTAAAACTGCTTTTGGTGAGCATGCTTATAAGCTAGCGATGAGCTCAACAAAATCTATGACAGGTCACTTATTAGGTGCAGCTGGTGGTGTGGAAGCTATTTTCACAGCATTAGCCCTTAAAGAAGGTATCTTACCACCAACAATCAATTTAACGGATCCAGATCCTGAATGTGATTTAGATTATGTTCCAAATGAAGCGAGAGAAGCAACGATTCAATATGCAATGAGTAATTCTCTTGGTTTTGGTGGTCACAATGCAAGTCTTCTATTCAAAAAATATGAAGCATAA
- the trpS gene encoding tryptophan--tRNA ligase: MTTIFSGVQPTGIVTLGNYLGAFKQFPALQDEGNAIYCIVDQHAITVAQDPKELRESIRKLAATYIATGIDPKKSTLFIQSEVPAHAQAGWMLQCVASIGELERMTQFKDKSHGKESVSAALLTYPPLMAADILLYNTNIVPVGDDQKQHIELTRDLAERFNKRYGDVLTIPEIQLPKAGARIKSLQEPTKKMSKSDPNTKATIRLLDTAKEIEKKIKSAVTDSDGVVAFDVENKPGVSNLLTIESAISGVSIDDLVKKYEGIGYGGFKQGVATAVIEHLTPIQEKFYHLVESSELDAILDEGAAKANAIASATLKRMEEAMGLGRARR, translated from the coding sequence ATGACAACTATTTTTTCTGGCGTACAGCCTACAGGAATCGTAACATTAGGGAACTATTTAGGGGCATTTAAGCAATTCCCTGCATTACAAGATGAAGGAAACGCTATTTATTGCATCGTTGACCAGCATGCAATTACTGTGGCACAAGATCCAAAGGAATTACGCGAAAGCATTCGCAAGCTAGCAGCTACCTATATCGCTACTGGCATTGATCCTAAAAAATCTACATTATTCATTCAATCAGAGGTACCTGCACACGCTCAGGCAGGATGGATGTTACAATGTGTGGCTTCAATTGGGGAGCTTGAACGTATGACACAATTTAAAGATAAGTCACACGGTAAGGAAAGCGTCTCTGCCGCTCTTTTAACATACCCACCGTTAATGGCTGCAGACATTCTACTTTATAATACAAACATTGTTCCTGTCGGCGATGACCAGAAACAACATATTGAATTAACACGTGACCTAGCAGAACGCTTTAACAAACGTTACGGGGATGTCCTAACGATTCCAGAAATTCAATTACCAAAAGCAGGCGCTCGTATTAAATCACTACAAGAGCCAACAAAAAAGATGAGTAAATCGGATCCAAATACAAAGGCAACAATCCGCTTACTTGATACAGCGAAAGAAATTGAGAAAAAAATCAAATCAGCTGTTACGGATTCAGACGGTGTTGTAGCATTTGATGTGGAAAATAAACCAGGCGTTTCAAATTTATTGACAATCGAATCAGCTATTTCAGGTGTATCTATTGATGACTTAGTGAAAAAATATGAAGGCATTGGTTATGGTGGATTCAAGCAAGGTGTTGCAACAGCGGTTATTGAACACCTAACTCCTATTCAAGAAAAGTTCTATCATTTAGTAGAGTCATCTGAATTAGATGCCATTCTAGATGAAGGTGCAGCAAAAGCAAATGCCATTGCAAGTGCCACTTTAAAACGTATGGAAGAAGCAATGGGCTTAGGCCGTGCGCGTCGCTAA
- the mecA gene encoding adaptor protein MecA: MDIERVNENTLKLFITYNDIEDRGYSREEIWYNRAKGEQLFWDMIDEVNTEDYFDVEGPIWIHINASEVGLEIIVTRAHILKDGETLDGHSNFDEHKDMFAPFDEVGEDLLSQLTQFGDMDESELFMDTDIYVYKFKDIDELIPVAKRMTDELVDSSLFKYEDWYYLVVDFGNADEELNRHDRNAVIKEFLTPSNFTIHRLEEYGEKIMEFNCFETIRKYFA; encoded by the coding sequence GTGGACATCGAACGTGTAAATGAAAATACACTCAAGCTCTTTATTACGTACAATGATATAGAGGATCGCGGCTATAGTCGTGAAGAGATTTGGTACAATCGAGCAAAGGGTGAACAACTTTTTTGGGATATGATTGATGAAGTAAACACGGAGGATTATTTTGATGTAGAGGGTCCGATTTGGATTCATATCAATGCATCTGAAGTTGGCTTAGAAATCATTGTCACACGTGCACATATTTTAAAAGACGGTGAAACATTAGATGGTCATTCGAATTTTGATGAACACAAAGATATGTTTGCACCATTCGATGAAGTTGGGGAAGATCTTCTTAGCCAGCTAACTCAATTTGGTGACATGGATGAGTCAGAATTATTTATGGATACAGACATTTATGTTTATAAATTTAAAGATATTGATGAGTTAATCCCTGTCGCAAAACGAATGACAGACGAATTAGTGGATTCCTCATTATTCAAATATGAAGATTGGTACTATTTAGTTGTTGATTTTGGTAACGCAGATGAGGAGTTAAATCGTCATGATAGAAATGCGGTCATCAAAGAATTTTTAACACCATCCAATTTCACAATTCATCGTCTAGAGGAGTACGGTGAAAAGATAATGGAATTTAATTGCTTTGAAACAATCCGAAAATATTTTGCTTAA